GCAGATTGAATACATCTTCAGCCAGCTCTACCATGCCGGGTAATAATGACGCACCACCAGTTAAAACCACACCGGACGTGAGCACATCTTCCGGAAAGCCAGAACGACGTAATTCATTTAATGTCAGCTCCAGAATTTCTTCCACACGCGGACCAATAACACTGGCCAATGTCCGGCGTGAAATCTGACGTGGATTGCGATCTCCAACGCTGGGCACTTCAATCATGTCATCCAGTCCATCCATTGTAGCCAGCGCTACGCCATGGTTGATTTTGATGTATTCAGCAGCACTGTGCGGTGTGCGTAATGCCTGAGCCAAATCCTTGGTAATCAAGTCTCCCGCAACAGGAATGACAGCTGTATGCCGGATAGCTCCGTTGGTGTAAACAGCAATATCAGTGGTACCTCCACCGATATCAATTACACAGACGCCAAGATCCTTTTCATCTTCAGTCAACACCGCTTGTCCGCTCGCCAACGGCTGAAGAATCATTTTGCTGATTTGCAAACCGCAACGATTGACGCATTTCTGAATATTCTGCATGGCAGTGACTGCACCGGTGATAATGTGAATGCGTGTATCCAGACGCACGCCACTCATACCGATCGGTTCGCGTACACCGGGCTGATTATCAATAATAAATTCCTGTACCACTGTATGCAGAATATCGTGGTCAGGCGGAATATTCACTGCTTTAGCGGTTTCAATCGCACGGTCGATATCGGCCTGACTAACTTCACCATCCTTGATTTTTACCACACCCTGCGAATTGAAACTACGGATATGATTGCCCGCAATGCCGGTGGTAACGCTTTCTACCGGTACATCAGCCATCATCTGTGCTTCTTCCATGGCCTGCTTGATAGCCTGTGCTGTGGTTTCGATATTGGTCACCATCCCTGCCTTCAAACCGCGAGATGGCGCTTGTCCCAGACCAACAATGTGGATTTCGTTGTCTTCCTGTACTTCACCAATCAGGGCGATTACTTTTGACGTGCCGATATCCAACGCACTGATGTATTTTTTACCTTTAACCATGGTCATCACTTTAAATTCAAATTATCAATCGGTCTGTCCGGATCAATCCAACTGTGCATCCTGCTGATCCATTGTTGCAGCATCTTCTGAGAAATTATCGTCAGCAGAAGCTGATACAGCTTTGTTTTTATAACGTATTGCAAAACCATCTGGATAGCGCAAATCCACATAGTCAATAGCAGCGGCCTGATTGTGCAATACCTGAGGCCATGCCCAGACAAAATGCGACAGACGCTGCTCTACTTTTTCCCGACCCAGTCGCAGTGTCATACCATTAGTCAGTTTCAACTGCCAGGCAGAACGGTCACTCAGCTGTAATTGCTGAATATGCAAGCCGGTTGGTTGTAACAAACTTTCGAATGTTAGCAAATGTACAGTCATGTAGCGAGCGGAACTGTTGGTTCCAGTAAATAATGGCAACTGTTGCTGACTGGTTGCAGTAAATATTTGTCCATCGTTGTCCACCAGTTGCTGAGCATTCCAACGTGCCACAGGTACCCGCTCTTTAATCTCCAGCTGTACAGTATCAGGCCATATTCGCTTTACCTGAACTTTGGCGACCCATGGCAGTTTAGCTAAAGCCGCCTGTGCAGCACTAACATTCACGGTAAAAATATTACCACGCAAATACTGCTTACTGATTTCTTCAATTTCGGAAGACTGCAAATTTTTCAACGGCTGTAACACTTTTATTTGCCGTACAGGAAAGTAAGGTGAGTGAACCAGCCACGTTCCGCCTGCACCCAGCAGACAGAACAATACACAAACATATAACCAGCGATAAAGCCGTTTTAAGGCCTGCGCATTATCCCAAAGTCGCATGACTTAAAATTTCAACACACAAATCTTCAAAACTCAAGCCAATTTCACGTGCCGCTTTAGGCACCAGACTGTGACCTGTCATGCCTGGCACAGTATTGACTTCCAGAATATAAATCGTTCCGTCTGCATCACGGAGAAAATCTACTCTTCCCCAGCCGCGCCCCCCCAGAGCTTTAAATGCCCGGGCTGTCAGATCCCGCATGTGCTGCTCATCTGGGGGTGTCAGATCTGCGGGACATAAATAAACGGTATCATCACGGTGGTATTTGGCCTCATAATCATAAAAGTCAGTTGCCGGAAGAATACGTATACTGGGCAACACCTCCTCACCCAAAATAGCACAGGTATATTCTCCACCCTCAATAGCACGTTCTGCCAGAATTTCACCGTGATATTGTTTCAGCTCCTGATAAGCCTTAGCCAGTTCACCCGTCTGTCTGATTTTCATCACACCTACACTACTGCCTTCTGCTGCCGGTTTAACAAACAGAGGCAAACCCAGTTTTGCTTCTACATCAGCAAAATCACTATCGTCATGTAATACAATAAAGGGTACACAGGGTAAACCAACACCCTGCCAGATAAGACGGCTGCGAAATTTGTCCATACCTATAGCACTAGCAGCTACGCCGCAACCCGTATACGGTATACCCAAGGCTTCTAGTGCGCCTTGCACCACACCGTCTTCCCCAAAGGAACCATGCAAAATATTGAAAGCATGTTTAAATTTTTCACTGACCAAGTCAGACAAGGGTCGCTCAGCTGGGTCAAAAGCATGTGCATCCATACCTCGGCTTTTGAGCGCTGTTAAAATTGCCGCGCCACTGGCCAGTGACACCTCACGTTCACTGGAGAAGCCACCCATCAGTACGGCGACTTTGCCAAAATTATTCATTACTTTATTTTTTCCTGTATTTCTTTCAATTACTACTATTCTTGCACACGATATAGATTGCCATACCTAAATAGCTGCGGCCATTTCTGTAATCATGGCTGGTACTTTATTGATACTACCAGCACCCATATTGAGCAAAACATCACCATCTTGCAACACATTTAATAAAGTGGGTGCCATTTCATCCACGTTTGCTACATAAATCGGTTCAACTTTGCCTAAAACCCGAATAGCTCGCATTAAAGCTTTACTGTCTGCGGCCACAATTGGATCCTCACCTGCTGCGTATACTTCCGTTAACACTACGCCATCAGCTTTAGTCAATACCTGTACAAAATCTTCAAAAAGGTCACGGGTTCGGGTATAGCGATGCGGCTGAAAAGCCACTACCAGCCGGCGGTCTGGATAGGCACCACGCGCCGCAGCAATAGTAGCAGACATTTCCACCGGATGATGTCCATAATCATCAATAAGTAATGCTTTACCGCCATCCGGCAAAGAAATATCACCGTATTGCTGAAAACGGCGACCAACACCGGCAAAGCTTTCTAGCCCAATCTGTATTGCGGAAACAGAAACACCGATTTCCAGTGCTACACCGATTACAGCAAGTGCATTTAAAACATTATGCTGTCCCGGCATATTGACCGTTACACTAAATGGATTAATACCTTTTTTGCGCGTATGAACATCAAAACGCATCTGCGCACCGCAGGCTTCTATATTGCTAGCATATAAATCGGCACTGTCATCCAGTCCGTAAGTAACAAAGGGTTTCTGAATCAGCGGCAATATCTGACGCACATGTTCACTGTCAATACATAAGAAGGCTTTGCCGTAAAATGGCATTCGATGCACAAAGTCAACAAAGGCCTGATGCAGTTTTTCAACATCATGGTCATAAGTATCCATGTGATCAGTATCAATATTGGTCACAACTGTGAATAGAGGAGTCAGATATAGAAAAGATGCGTCGGATTCATCAGCTTCAGCAACAATATATTCCCCTTTACCCAGCTTGGCATTGCTGCCGGCAGCAGTTAAGCGTCCGCCGATAACGAAAGTCGGATCCAGTCCGGCAGCGGCGAGCACAGAAGCAGTTAGGCTGGTAGTTGTCGTTTTTCCATGTGTACCGGCAATCGCAATACCCCGTCCAAAACGCATGATTTCAGCCAACATCATGGCACGAGGGATAACCGGAATTTTTTGTTCCAGTGCAGCCACCACTTCCGGATTGTCTTTCTTTACCGCGGTTGAGGTCACAACCACATCAGCACCACAAATATTATCTGCACTGTGACCACAGCTAATCTGCACGCCGATAGCACGCAAATGTTGAGTAGCGGCATTATCAGCTAAATCAGAACCACTAATCTGATAGCCTTCATTATGTAAAACTTCAGCAATACCGCACATACCCGTACCACCGATACCCACAAAATGTATGTGACGGATCCGGTCTTTCATATTTTCTTTCATACTATATTTACTTTTCCGGCCGGCTCAGGCTATACAACATCTTCCGGCCATTCTTTAATCATTGTTCAAAGCACACTAGCCACTGCCGCCGCTGCGACCTTAGCCGCACTATCCGGCTGAGTCAATGCCCGAGCTTTCTCTGCCATCTGCAAACATTGTTCGCGTGATAAATCAGCCAGTACTGTTTGCAGGGACTGAGCATTTAGGCTAGTTTGAGGCATTAGCACGGCCGCGCCATCCTTAACCATATACTGTGCATTAGCAGTCTGATGGTCGTCAACGGCATGCGGATAAGGCACCAAAATCGCGCCTAAGCCAGCAGCGGTTAGTTCAGCTATAGTCAGTGCACCAGCACGGCATATCACTAGATCAGCTTCACGGTATGCAGAAACCATATCGGTGATAAATTCCACACATTCTGCTTTAACACCATATTCATCATATTGATGCTGTAACTGTGTTAATTTATTGCGTCCAGACTGATGCAGCAGATTCGGACGTTGCGATTCCGGCAATAAAGCCATAGCCTGTGGCACAACTTTATTTAATATATCGGCTCCCAGACTACCGCCCACCACCAAAATATTCAGCACGCCCTGCCTACCAGCAAAGCGTTGAGCTGGAGGGGTTAATGCTGCAATATCTGCTCGAACAGGATTACCCACCAGCCCGTTTTGGTTGGTAAAAACCTGCGGGAATGCATACATCACCTGACTGGCAAAATGAGACAGTACTTTATTAGATAAACCGGCAATAGCATTTTGCTCATGTACAATCAACGGCAAGCCGCATAATCTGGCCGCGATGCCGCCGGGAAAAGTGACAAATCCCCCAAAACCGATAACCGCATCAACATTGTACCGACGGATAATTCTCCGTGCGGCATCAATGGTTTTTACTAAAGTAAACGGCAACAGTAATTTTCGTTTTATTCCGTTACCGCGAATGCCTTTTATAGAGAGAGTTTCCAACGGAATGTTGTATTGTGGTACCAGACGCGTTTCCATTGCACCTTCACTACCTAGCCAGACGATACGGTGTCCCTGCGCCTGCAACTCCTGAGCAACAGCAAGTGCAGGAAATATATGCCCGCCTGTACCGCCTGCCATAACCATAAAGGTTTTTACATTCATTGAATATCCGCTTTACTCATTATGTTTGAGGATAAATTAAACTTTAAAACCACGCATGACCCGTCGGTTTTCATAATCAACTCGTAATAGCAAGCCCACGCAAATAAGAATAATCATCACCGCAGAACCACCATAGGAAAGCAAAGGCAAAGTTAAGCCTTTAGTTGGTAGAAGTCCAATATTGACACCAATATTAAAAAAGCTCTGGATACCCAACCAAATACCAATACCTTTGGCAACAAATGAACCATAAAACAGCTCTAGATCACGTGCCTGCTTGCCAATTGAAAAAGCTCTGATCACTAACCAAATATAACAAAACATTAGTACCAGAATACCAGCAAAACCGAATTCTTCTCCAATTACCGCGAGAATAAAGTCGGTATGAGCTTCAGGTAAATAAAAACGTTTTTCCAAACTGGCGCCAAGCCCGACGCCAAACCAGCCACCACGACCGATGGCCATTAATGAATGGGTCAACTGATAGCCTTTACCAAGCGGATCAGCCCACGGGTCAAGAAAACCGGCCACGCGCGCCATACGGTAAGGTTCAAACAGTACCAGCAAAATCATGGCCAGCAAACC
This portion of the Snodgrassella alvi genome encodes:
- the ftsA gene encoding cell division protein FtsA, whose translation is MVKGKKYISALDIGTSKVIALIGEVQEDNEIHIVGLGQAPSRGLKAGMVTNIETTAQAIKQAMEEAQMMADVPVESVTTGIAGNHIRSFNSQGVVKIKDGEVSQADIDRAIETAKAVNIPPDHDILHTVVQEFIIDNQPGVREPIGMSGVRLDTRIHIITGAVTAMQNIQKCVNRCGLQISKMILQPLASGQAVLTEDEKDLGVCVIDIGGGTTDIAVYTNGAIRHTAVIPVAGDLITKDLAQALRTPHSAAEYIKINHGVALATMDGLDDMIEVPSVGDRNPRQISRRTLASVIGPRVEEILELTLNELRRSGFPEDVLTSGVVLTGGASLLPGMVELAEDVFNLPARIGVPQEMGGVSERIRNPRYATAIGLLQAACEDDSKNDLPVATAAEPKESWLSKLQAWFKNNF
- a CDS encoding cell division protein FtsQ/DivIB, whose translation is MRLWDNAQALKRLYRWLYVCVLFCLLGAGGTWLVHSPYFPVRQIKVLQPLKNLQSSEIEEISKQYLRGNIFTVNVSAAQAALAKLPWVAKVQVKRIWPDTVQLEIKERVPVARWNAQQLVDNDGQIFTATSQQQLPLFTGTNSSARYMTVHLLTFESLLQPTGLHIQQLQLSDRSAWQLKLTNGMTLRLGREKVEQRLSHFVWAWPQVLHNQAAAIDYVDLRYPDGFAIRYKNKAVSASADDNFSEDAATMDQQDAQLD
- a CDS encoding D-alanine--D-alanine ligase, with the translated sequence MNNFGKVAVLMGGFSSEREVSLASGAAILTALKSRGMDAHAFDPAERPLSDLVSEKFKHAFNILHGSFGEDGVVQGALEALGIPYTGCGVAASAIGMDKFRSRLIWQGVGLPCVPFIVLHDDSDFADVEAKLGLPLFVKPAAEGSSVGVMKIRQTGELAKAYQELKQYHGEILAERAIEGGEYTCAILGEEVLPSIRILPATDFYDYEAKYHRDDTVYLCPADLTPPDEQHMRDLTARAFKALGGRGWGRVDFLRDADGTIYILEVNTVPGMTGHSLVPKAAREIGLSFEDLCVEILSHATLG
- the murC gene encoding UDP-N-acetylmuramate--L-alanine ligase, with protein sequence MKDRIRHIHFVGIGGTGMCGIAEVLHNEGYQISGSDLADNAATQHLRAIGVQISCGHSADNICGADVVVTSTAVKKDNPEVVAALEQKIPVIPRAMMLAEIMRFGRGIAIAGTHGKTTTTSLTASVLAAAGLDPTFVIGGRLTAAGSNAKLGKGEYIVAEADESDASFLYLTPLFTVVTNIDTDHMDTYDHDVEKLHQAFVDFVHRMPFYGKAFLCIDSEHVRQILPLIQKPFVTYGLDDSADLYASNIEACGAQMRFDVHTRKKGINPFSVTVNMPGQHNVLNALAVIGVALEIGVSVSAIQIGLESFAGVGRRFQQYGDISLPDGGKALLIDDYGHHPVEMSATIAAARGAYPDRRLVVAFQPHRYTRTRDLFEDFVQVLTKADGVVLTEVYAAGEDPIVAADSKALMRAIRVLGKVEPIYVANVDEMAPTLLNVLQDGDVLLNMGAGSINKVPAMITEMAAAI
- the murG gene encoding undecaprenyldiphospho-muramoylpentapeptide beta-N-acetylglucosaminyltransferase yields the protein MNVKTFMVMAGGTGGHIFPALAVAQELQAQGHRIVWLGSEGAMETRLVPQYNIPLETLSIKGIRGNGIKRKLLLPFTLVKTIDAARRIIRRYNVDAVIGFGGFVTFPGGIAARLCGLPLIVHEQNAIAGLSNKVLSHFASQVMYAFPQVFTNQNGLVGNPVRADIAALTPPAQRFAGRQGVLNILVVGGSLGADILNKVVPQAMALLPESQRPNLLHQSGRNKLTQLQHQYDEYGVKAECVEFITDMVSAYREADLVICRAGALTIAELTAAGLGAILVPYPHAVDDHQTANAQYMVKDGAAVLMPQTSLNAQSLQTVLADLSREQCLQMAEKARALTQPDSAAKVAAAAVASVL